From a region of the Synechococcus sp. PCC 7502 genome:
- a CDS encoding glucose-6-phosphate isomerase, whose amino-acid sequence MNPAELWQRYQDWLYYNQDLGLYVDISRMKFSQDFLTSIEPKFAKAFADMKALEAGAIANPDEQRMVGHYWLRSPEIAPSPELRDAINSTIDQIETFAQAIHSGAIHPPTATKFTDIVSIGIGGSALGPQFVAQALAVPNPPLNISFIDNTDPNGIDLVLSQLGDRLATTLVITISKSGGTPEPNNAMQEVKAVYAQAGLDFAKYAVAVTGIGSNLDQLAKKEGWIEVFPMYDWIGGRTSELSAVGLLPAALQGIDIRSLLRGAKTMDSATRVEYVKQNPAALLALAWYFSGDGKGLKDMVILPYKDRLLLFSRYLQQLVMESLGKEKDLEGNTVYQGIAVYGNKGSTDQHAYVQQLREGVPNFFATFIEVLNDTSGTGVQLELEPGITSGDYLSGLLQGTRQALYENGRDSITVTIPSVSAFTIGALIALYERAVSFYASLVNINAYHQPGVEAGKKAAAAVLALQKQVVAVIANSKTPVTLTEIATQINAVEQTEVIYRILRHLYANQRIHLKGNFSMPSSLEASLK is encoded by the coding sequence ATGAATCCAGCAGAGTTATGGCAACGTTATCAGGACTGGTTGTACTATAACCAAGATTTAGGACTTTATGTTGATATTAGCCGTATGAAATTTTCTCAGGATTTTCTCACGAGCATTGAGCCTAAATTTGCTAAGGCATTTGCTGATATGAAAGCATTGGAAGCTGGAGCGATCGCTAATCCCGATGAACAGAGAATGGTAGGACATTATTGGCTTAGATCACCAGAAATAGCTCCTAGTCCAGAACTCCGTGATGCCATCAACTCCACCATCGATCAAATTGAAACCTTTGCTCAAGCAATTCACTCAGGGGCAATTCATCCCCCCACAGCTACTAAATTTACCGATATTGTTTCCATTGGTATTGGCGGATCGGCATTAGGACCGCAGTTTGTGGCTCAAGCTTTGGCAGTTCCTAATCCTCCTTTAAATATTAGTTTTATTGATAACACCGATCCCAATGGTATTGATCTGGTGCTTTCCCAACTGGGCGATCGCCTAGCTACAACCCTAGTAATTACCATTTCTAAATCTGGTGGAACTCCCGAACCCAATAATGCCATGCAGGAGGTGAAGGCTGTCTATGCTCAAGCAGGGTTAGACTTTGCCAAATATGCAGTTGCGGTTACAGGTATAGGTAGTAATTTGGATCAACTGGCTAAAAAGGAAGGCTGGATCGAAGTATTTCCCATGTATGACTGGATCGGTGGACGCACCTCGGAACTTTCTGCCGTAGGCTTATTACCTGCTGCCCTCCAAGGCATAGATATTCGATCGCTGCTGCGCGGGGCAAAAACTATGGATAGTGCTACTAGAGTTGAATATGTTAAGCAAAATCCTGCGGCGTTACTAGCATTGGCGTGGTATTTTTCGGGAGATGGTAAGGGCTTAAAAGATATGGTCATCCTGCCCTACAAAGATCGACTGTTATTATTTAGTCGCTATCTGCAACAACTGGTGATGGAATCCTTGGGCAAAGAAAAAGACCTTGAGGGTAATACGGTCTATCAAGGCATTGCTGTCTATGGCAACAAAGGCTCAACGGATCAGCACGCCTATGTGCAGCAACTTAGAGAAGGGGTACCCAACTTTTTTGCTACTTTTATTGAAGTTCTCAATGATACCAGTGGCACAGGGGTGCAACTCGAACTGGAACCGGGTATTACCAGTGGTGATTACCTATCGGGATTATTGCAGGGGACTCGTCAAGCACTATATGAAAATGGACGAGATTCAATTACGGTCACAATTCCCAGTGTTTCAGCATTTACCATTGGGGCGTTAATTGCTCTCTACGAAAGGGCTGTAAGTTTCTATGCTTCTTTAGTTAATATTAATGCCTATCACCAACCGGGCGTGGAAGCCGGGAAAAAAGCAGCAGCAGCAGTTTTAGCATTGCAAAAGCAAGTGGTAGCAGTGATCGCCAATAGTAAAACCCCAGTTACCCTTACCGAAATTGCCACTCAAATTAATGCTGTCGAGCAAACTGAGGTAATTTATCGGATTTTACGCCATCTCTATGCCAATCAGCGTATTCATCTTAAGGGTAACTTTAGTATGCCCTCAAGCCTAGAAGCTAGTTTAAAGTAA